The sequence below is a genomic window from Sorangiineae bacterium MSr12523.
GCGTGCTCGGCGAATTCGCTCTGGCGGAAGGCGTCCTCGCAACGGTGCTTCGCTTGCGCAACGAGATCGAGGCACTCGGCGATCTCGCGCTCCGGATCCCAGAGTTCGGCACCGAGCTCCTCGGCCCGTGGGAAGGGGTACGTGCGCGGGTCGACTTCCTTGATGGGTCCGCGACGGCGACCCGCCACGTAGCAGGTGCTCGTATGGAAGAGGGGGCAGTCCCCGAGGGCGCGTGCGAGGGCAACCAGGTTTTGCGCGCCAAAAGCGTTGGCATCGAGCGCTTCGTCCAGCGGCGGGTTGAAATCGACCACCCCGGCCACGTTGACCACCGCATCGATGGTGCCACGCAGTTCGCGCACCAAGGCGTCGTCGATGCCGCAATGCGGACGTCCGACGTCTCCGTCGACGGGAACGACCTTGTCACGCAAAAACGATTCAAAGCGGCTGCCGTGTTTTTCGCGCAGTGGAGCGAGGGCGTCGGAGGTGGCCACTTTGGACCAAAAGCGCTCTTCGCTGGTCATCTCCTTCGACGACCGCACGAGGAGGAAAATCTTCCCAATCTCCGGGTAGCGGTCCAGGAGCATCACCCAAAAGACTTTGCCCAGGAAGCCGGTGCCGCCCAAAACGAAGAAGCGGGCGCCATCGAAGAGCGCGGCAATGTCGAGCGGAGCACGCTCGGCCGACTCGACATGGGTCGGTGTTATTCCGTTCTTGTAGGACTGCTCATTTTCGCTGTGCATACGGCGGCGGGGGATGTCCTACAACACCCATTTCAGCCTGGCAACGCCGCACCGGACACGCGCGTCAGGGGTATCGGTGCAGGTGCGCCGCATCCACGCGTCCCGTCCCCGCACCCATGCCCGTGCCCGTGCCCGTGCCCATGCCCGATCGCCCATGTTTTTCCGGTGCACGGGAGCCGGACACGGGCATGGACACGCGGGAGCAAAGATAGGTGTGGGTTGCATGTACCGAAACGGACATGCCGTGTAAGCCTCGCACCCCTCCGACCTGTTCCGATCGGTCGAGCCCTCGATCCGAAAACAGATCCTCTCCCCCCCGTTTACGGCGAACTCGAATCCCGATTAAGTAGTCGGCATTCACGATTTGCGATTTCGTCACTTTTTGCTCGAAGTGACCAATATCGCGACCATGGCCAGCACAGTGACCAGTTTGAATCGAGCGTAAAATCCCGACGCGAAGTGATATAGGACGCGTGCGTGATGCTCACGTGACGTCGGCGATCAGAATCGGTGCGTAGTGCATCAACGTGATTTCGGGAGAGGGCGGTGCCGTCTCCTTGGCCATGTCGATGGCATCGGTCATGGTGCGCGCGGTCTCGTAGCCGAGTAGCTTGGGGATGTATTCGTTGTCGGCGCCGACGACGATGACCCGCCCGAGGTGCTGCCGGCCTGCCTCGCCCCAGTACCACATGAAAAATGGGTGCGCAGGATGGTACGCGTGTCCGGTGCGGTACATCTGAATGTACGCCGGGTTGGCCGCGAACTTCGCCTCGTAGCGCTTGTGGAGCTCCATGGCATCGCGCGTTTCGGGCAGCAGGTTGTGCACGAATTCGATGTATGGCGCGTGGTGGTCTTTATCGAATTGGTCGGTGCACGGATGCGTGATGATGAGGGTGCCGCCCTTCTTCACCAGCGGCTTTCCGCGGTACGAATTGAATAGGTAGCCCTGCGCCATCACCTGCACGAGCAATGGATTCAAAAATGAATTGACGTTGTAAGGGCTGATATACGGAATACCGCTAACGAGGATATCCGCCTGGCCCTTAACAGGCACCGCGTACTGCTCGAAGCACTTGGCCAAGGTGCGCTCGTGCACCGCCTCCGTCTCGCCGGCGAACACGCCGGTGACGCCGTAGGGCGAGGGCACGCGGTTGAAAATCGCCTGGCGCGCGGGCTGCGGGACTTTCGACAAAGTAAAGACGAGCGCCTTCATCGCCGCGCGCTCGGCCGGCGAGAGATCGTCCTCGTTCTTGGCGAGGAACTCGAGCGGCGTGTCGAACATGCGGTTGTTGATGGTCGTCTCGATGGTGAACACGTTGAGGCTCTTGTTCACCAATCGGCCCATGCGCTCCACGCTGGTGTTCAGCGCGCTCGCCTTCGGGTCCATGTAGCTATGGCAATCGCGCATGATGCGCGGATTGTGGTGCGCGCGCAGGCTCTTGTACCCGCAGAGCCCCACGCTGACGGATTTGTGGCCGCCGTCCATGGGGACGAGGTTCAAATTGACGTAGATGAGGAGATCCGCTTCGACGGCCTTCTTATTGAGCTCGACGGTCTCACCGTGATCGGTGACGCCGACCTCCTTCATCCCGTGCGGATCCTCCGCGTCGTGGTTGTAGAGGCGGTCCGGGTAGTACGCGTTGAAGATGCGGTCGCCGACGATGTGACGGATCTCGTTCGCGGTCATGCGGCGGTGCACGGCGGTGGCGATGATCATCTCCACGTCCTCGACGCCGTGGTCGGCGAGCATGCTCAAGACCACGGTGAGGACGCGCTCGCGCACGTCGGGGCGGCGCATCGGCGGGAGCGGCAGCGAGATGTCGTCGATGGCGATGACCACCTTCATGCCCGGACGCAGGCGCGCGTGCAGCGGATCGGTGCCGTACGGATGATTGAGCGCGTAACGGATGGCCGCATCCACGTCCTTGAGCGGCGTCAGCGGCGAGCGCGGGTAGATGACCCGCGTGCCCGGGGGCATGTCGACCTCGACGAGGCGATCGCCGGCGAAGAGGGTGCGCGGGGCGCTCTTGCGATCGAGGGTGACGACGAGCGGATGACTCACGAATGCCTCCATGGAACGAGACGCGAAGTGCGGCGTGCATGCTTCGCCTCGAGAGAGATGACCGGCCAGCCGTACGTGTGCGCGAGGCGCTCGAGACGGCCATCGGGGTTCACGGCGGCGGGGTGACCCACCACCGACAACATCGGTACGTCGGAATAGCTGTCGGAATAAGCGAAGCAATGATCGAGATCGTGGCCGCCGGCACGCGCATGCTCGCGCACGAGGCGCGCTTTTTCCGGTCCCGCAACGACGGGCCGCAAGAGGCGCCCGGTGGCGTAGCCGTCCTTGATTTCGAGCCGGTTGGCGATGACGTGCGTGGCGCCGAGGTAGTCGGCCAAAAGCTTCATCAAGAAGTCGAGCGCGCCGGAGACGAGCACCACGTCGTGCCCCTGATCGCGGCATTTGCGCACGAGATCGCGTGCCTCGGGGTAGAGCGCAGGCTTGAGGACCTTGTCGAAGGCTTCGTCGGCCAAGACGAGCAGTCGGTCTTGGCTCATGTCCTCGTAGACCGAAAAGAGCAGCTCGTTGAAGGCGCGGCGGTCGCGCATCTCGGCGAGGACCATGCGCGGGCTCTGGATGGCGGCGCGCGCAAGCCGCCCGAGGCTATGCACCGGCGTCTTCTGATTGAGCAGGTAGAAGACGGTGGGGTGAACGAGGTTGGTCCGCACCAGCGTCCCGTCTACATCGAAATAACTTGCGGTCACGGCGCCGAGTTTCTCGCCCGCGCGCGCGGGGACGTCAATAGGCCTCGTGCCCGAGAGCGTGCGCTACAGTGCGGGGCATGACGGAGCCCGAGGAGCAAAAGGTCGGCGTGGGGGACGAGGCCGTGACGGCGATTCACTATGCCCCTGCGGCCGAAGCGCGCGCACGACTCATTCTGGCGCATGGTGCGGGGGCGAATCAGCGGCACCCGTTCATGGTGCGAACGGCGCGGGCCCTGGCCGGAATGGGGGTGGGGGTGACGACCTTCAATTTTGGCTACACGGAGCGCGGGCGCCGTGTTCCCGATCCCAAGGATGCGCTGGAACGGTGCTTCCGGCAGGTGCTGCACGCCGAGGCGCCGCGCGGACCGGAGGTTCGCGGCTTGCCGCGACCGACTTTCAACGCAGCGCCGATTTTCTTGGGCGGAAAGTCGATGGGGGGCCGCATTGCCTCGCAGGTGGTGGCCGCGGGCGGGCTCGAGGTGGAGGTGCGGGGGCTGGTGTTTCTGGGCTATCCGCTGCATCCGCCGAAGAAGCCGACCCAGCTTCGGGTGGCCCACTGGCCCGAGGTGAAGGTGCCGCAGCTTTTCGTGCAGGGAACGCGCGACGAATTCGGGACGGTGGAGGAGATCACGGTGCATGTGCCCAAATTGGGTGCACCTGCAACGATTTTTCCGATCGAGCAGGGAGACCATTCGTTCGCGGTGCCGAAGAAGCTGGGCATCCCGCAGGACGAGGTGTTCACGCGCGCCTTCGAGGCCATGGCGGCGTGGATGCTGGCGCGGGTCTAGCGCCTATTGGGGGTTGGCGGCGCCGGGGGTGGGGGTGCTGGTGAACTTCCAATCGGTGCCAGCGACGTTGGTGTCGCTGCCGTTGGGAACGCGGATCAGCGAGCCGACGGTGTCGTTGTTGTCCTGCGCCGTCGTTTCCGTGCCCTCGGACAGATTGCATGGCTCGGTGAGGGCCCCCTCGTAGGACAACGAGTCGATCACGCGGTGCGTGGCTCGGTCCATGATGGCGACGGCATCGCGCGGGCCATTTTGAATCGTGTTCGGATCGACCAGAAGGAACGGCGCGGTGGTTCCCGCATCGATGTTCCTCGTGCCGATGACCAGGTACCCGTCCTTCGGCAGCGTGCCGAGGGGAGTCAGGTCGATGTGCTTGTAGTCTTTGCCGCTGGCCTCTCCATTGAAGAAGACGACCTCGAGCCCGTCGAGGCTCCGCGGGGCGGCGCTTCGGTTGTAGATCTCGAGAAACTCCTGCCCTTCGTCGCTCCCCACGGAGTCGTAGTCGATCTCGTTGATGACGAGATCCTGACTGGGCCCGCTCGATGGCGTGCACGCGAACGAGCCCCCTTCCCCGGTGTCGTTCTGCGAATCGGTGCCCGTGTCGGCGAGGTTCGGATCGCCCGGGCCGCTGCCGCGATCCGGTTTGGTCCCCGTGTCGCCGTCGCCGTCGTCGTCCAGCGGGGGCGTGACGCCGCTGGCGGCGCATGCCGCGAACGCGACCAACGTGACCAGAACGGCGAAGGTCGGAAGGGAGCGTGAAAATCGCATGCGGAGACCTCGCGGGTGGCGCGGGTGGCGCGGGTAGGATGGTGCGGTGTGAGAACTTACACCGAGGCCAACCATAGCGCGCGAGCTCTGCGATGCACGCAGGTAAAGTCTCGCGAGATCTTTACGTCGACAGTGTCGTCGTCACGCCGAAGTGATCGCTCGCAAAGACGCCCTCGTGCGGCTCGCGAAAGCAGACCCGCGCCTCGAGCGGCTCGCCGCGCCCCTGTTCGTCGGGGCCGCGGACGAAGATGTAGTCGATGCGTCGATCCGGCTCCCGGGCGACGGCGGCGAACGGATTGGAGCGCACGAAGGTCGACCCCGGGCTCCCGTCGCCCGCGACGCCGAAGGCATCGGCAAAGTAGACGCTGGAGCCCCCGAGCGAGGTGCGTCCGCGCAGGAAGCGGATCTCGTCCGAGTCCGGCTCGGCGTTGAAGTCGCCCATCAGGATAGGGGGAAAGCCTTGGTTGGGGGCCACCAGGCCACGGATCTGATCCGTGATGTAGCGGACCTGCACCTCACGCACGTGACCTTCGTCGAGCTTCCAATTGAGATGCGTGCAGAATACAGGCACCGCGCCATAGGGCGATTTGATCTCGGCGAAGAGCAGGGACCGATGCTCGTCGGTCTCGACGCGCGGGAGCGGAAAAACCAGGGTGCGAAGGATGGGCCAACGCGAAAGGATGGCGTTGCCCATGGGGTACGGGCTCTCGACGTTACGGCCGAAGCAGGTGGCGTAGTCGAACCCTTCCGCAATGGCGCGCGCTTGATCGAAACCGAACTCGGTGGAGGCTTCGGCATCGGCCATGGCCGACGTCGGTTTGATCTGCACGACCTCCTGCAGACCGATGATGTCTGCATCGAGCGTGGCAAGTTCGTTACGAATGGTGACGAGCCTTTTGTCCCAAGGCTCCATTCGATTCCAAATATTGAGGGTGACGATTCGCAAAGACACGGCGGATCTTTCGAGTACGAGGCGCACGCGGTTCCGTCAAGCCGCGGCAGCCCCATCTTGCCCTGGAAGACGGATTTCAATGCGCGAGCATGGCACGGACACTGCTCTCTTTTCGAGTGTCATGAACGCTCTCGAGGTCCACCGCCACGTTCGCGCAGCGCTCACTGCCGCAGACGAACTAAGCCGCCATGAACATGCCGAGCAGGCGGAACGCGCGTCACAAACGCTGGCCGCGTTGCGCACCACCTTGGGTGGGATCGATCTTGCGCTAGGGCGCTCGCATCGAGCCAGCAATGAATTGGTGGACGAGCTTCACACGTTGACGTTGAAGCTGCGTCGGCTGCAAGAAGTCCACGACCGCGTGCACGTGAACGAGCTCCTCGACGAGGTTTCCATGCTGGAAAAGCGGCTTCGTGAGCGCGCCATGAGCCGCCCGTCGACCCCGAGTCCATTGCCGCTGGAAGATCGCGCGAGCAAGCCCGCGCAGCCCGCTGCCAAGCCGCGCGCCTCCCTGCTCGCGCGCCTGAGCCTCGGCCTCGTGCCCAATCGCCCGCTGCGCGAATTGGCTTTATGGCGCGTCCTCGGCCTCTGCGTCGTCTTCGTCGCCGCCACGGTGACGATGCTCGTCACCCGCCAACGCCAACGCCGCGACGGCCGCTAGAGAAGAAGAGAAGATTCACAGGGAGGCGGGGAGACGGGGAGTTTTTGTTGTTTGGATCCAACTGGGCCCAGTTGCGACGATCGTGCGGGTCTCCAACTGGCCAATCGCGCCGATCGATCCCCTAAAAACTCCCCGCCTCCCCGTCTCCCTGTGAATTTCTTCTAGCCTTACGCGCGGAGGGCGCGGCGTTCCGATACTGGGGCGAAGCGGGGTGGGATGACGATGCGGTCGATCAATTGGGTGAGGCTGCGCGGGTCGAAGATGCGCTCGGTGGTGGAGCCCGGACGGAAAACGGCGAAGTCTTGCCCGCGGGCGGCGATGATCAGGTACGCGATTTTCGAGAGCGAGGCGCTTCGTATCAACGTGGGATAGAGCGCGGTGGCTTCGGGGACGGCGGCGGAGACGAAAATCATGTCGGGAAGACGGCCGGCGGCGCGCAGCAACTCGAGCGCCTGCTCGGCGCTGGAGGCCGGACAGACGACGTACCCGGAGGCGCGCAGCAAACGCGTAAGTCGCTCGCGCGCGGGGACATCGTGGTCCACGACCATCAAATAGGCACGCTTCACGCGAACCTCCTTCTCTCGTCTCCCTTGAATAGCAACCGACGTTCCGCACTCCCCCAAGGTGCGTGTGCAAGCACAAAAGTGCTCTTTTTCCCAGGATGTCGGGCTCTGCCTTGTGGCAAGCTGCTACGCTCCGCTCAACCAACCGTGCGCGCGCATGGTACAGGTGTGCCGATGCAACGCCCCACCCGCTCCGGCAAAAGAACACACGTCAGCCGTGTGCTCGCGGCTGCAGCGTGCGCGTTTTCGCTGAGCGCTTGCGATGGCGCGCGCAAACCGTCTCCGGTGGAGGCCACGGGCGATCCGGACGCGCTGCACGTCTACGTCGGACGCGATGGGGTGACGTTCATCCAAGGAGAACCGCTCCTTACGGACGCCAAGATCCTCACCCGTGCCGAAGAGTTTCACGCGAAGAATCCGCATGGACGCGTGGTGGTGCAGTCGCACGAAGCCGCGGTCCACGGCCGCACGGTGCGCGTGCTCGATCTCCTCAAGGAGGCCGAGATTCAATACGTCGCCGTCGGCGTGCGGCCGCAGTCGCGCTAGTCGCGCTAGTCGCGTTAATCGCGAATGACGTCGACGAGCTCGATTTCGAAGACGAGGGTGGCGCTGGGCGGGATTTTCGGCGGGGAGCCCTGGCGTCCGTAGCCCAGTTCGGGCGGGACGGTCACCCTTCGCAGGCCGCCGACCTTCATGCCGGTGACCGCCGTGTCGAAGCCCTTGATGACGGCGCCGGTGCCAAGTTGAAACTCGAGCGGCGTGTCACGGCGGCGCGAGCTGTCGAACTCCGTGCCGTCGGGCAGGGTGCCGACGTAGTGGACCTTCACGGTGTCGCCGCGCTGCGCTTCCTTGCCGGTGCCCGGCTTGATGTCCGACATGAGAAGCTTCGGGCCGGCGGCGCGACCCGCCGATGCCGCTTTTTTCGAGCCGGGGCCGCTGCCACCGGGGGGGAGCGCCTCGTCGTTCGAAGCGGCCTCCATCTCGCGGCACCGAATGCCGTCCCACTTCCAATTGTCGCCACAAATGGCGTCTGCCGTGGGGCCGATGAAGGGCGGCGGCGTGACTTGCCCAGAGGGCGGCGGCGGAGGGGGCGGCGGCGGCGAGGTGCCGTCCTGGTTCAGCGGCGTGGCATGCGCCCACTCGCGCGTGGCGCACGCCAGGGCAGGAACGGCGGCCAACACGACGCCGAGAACGAAAAGCTTACGCAAAACCATGAGAGACGGGCCACTCTAGCGTGGATGCGTCGATTTGTTCTGCCAATGGTGATCCCCGCCGTCGCGATCGCCTGGGGCTGTGACAAAAGGGAGCGCCCGCCGCACCAAGAAAGCCCCTCGGGCGCGGCCGACCCCGTTTCGCCCGAGCGAATTGCCCGCATCCTCGGCAAGGACGCCGCGGCGTTCGTGGTGCCCGAGGAGCCGCCCCCCAACGCGGGGGACTTGAAGGGCGATCTCGAGCGCTTCACCACCCTCGATGCATGCGTCGCCGAGCGGACCGCGGCCGTGGATCCGGTGGTGGGCGATGCGCTGCTCGGCATTGGCTACGACACCTTCGTGCGCGATGCCTGCCGCGTGCTCGATGCCACCAAGGCGAGGGACGCGCGCCGATGTGCCCCCATCGAGGCAAGTTCGCTGCGCCTGCGGTGCGAGGCCTTCGTGGCCATGGCGGCAGGAGCACCCGACGCGTGCCCGCCCGACGTGGCAGGCGATCGCACCCGCGGCCGTGATGCCACGTGCGTGGCCATTGCCGCGCGCGATGGGCGACTCTGCGCCGGCGAGACCCCGGCCAAGCGCGGCGCGTGCGAAGCGCTCGCGAGCGGCGACGAGAAAAAATGCGACGAGGCCGATCGCCGCACGTGCGCGCGCAGCGCCTCACGCTGGAAGACGATGCTCGCCGGTGCTTCCGCTTCGCCGGCGCCTGCGCTGCCCGCGGCCAAGGGGACGCTGACCCTCCATGGCGCGGAGGGCACGGCGGATCCGCCCCAGGCCGTGACCGATCTGTCGATCGAGGTGGAGCGCGGCATCGTTCTCACGCGCGAGCTGGGCCAGGTCCGGTGGCGCGTGGGCTCGCTTCAGGAGCTCGGCAGTGTTCCGCACTCGGTCTCGCCCGGTGCGCGCCCGCGCATCGGCTTCGAGCTTTCGCTGCTGCGCGACGCCCCGGGCGATGCGAAGGTCGAGCGGCTCGAGCTGGACATCCCGGGAGGCATCACCATCGTGGCCCCGAGCGTGCGCTCATCGCTGAAGGCGCACGTCACGAAGCTGGAGAAACGCCGCGGCGGCGAGGCGCACTTCGTCGTGGAAGGCACCGTCGGCAGCACGCCGCGTACGTACGCGGTGCACGTCGAGGTGACGACGTTCGTCAGGGATCTTTGAGCGCTAAACGCCCATAGGCAGGCGGCGCGCGAAGTTCGGGTCGAGGCGGGCGCGCAGGACCTTGTCGACGGCGAGCTCGATGTCGTACTCGATGCGCTTGAACTCGAACCGCTTATCCTTCGTGTCGTAGACGGTGTAGCTCGCGCGGTTGTCTCCATCGCGCGGCTGGCCCACGGAGCCGACGGACACGATGTACTTGCGGTCGGGCTCGAGCTCGAAGTCGAGGGGCGAGAGCTCCTCCACCGAGTTGCGCGTGAGCGCGAAGACCTTGCAGAGGTGCGAGTGACCGATCAGGGTCAGATGTCCAATCTTGTCGTAGATGCCGAGGCACTCGCGCGCTTGCTCGGGCGCGAAGATGTACTCGAACTCCTCGAGCCGAACCGGCGAGCCGTGGCAGAGCAGCACGTTGATGGCCTCGAGCCGGTGCTCGTACGGCAACGACTTGAGCCACGACATGTTCTCTGCCGAGAGCATGGCGGCGTGCGCATCGAGTGCGTGGCGCGCGGCTTCGTAGTAGTACGAGTAATCCATACGTCCCGAAACGGCGGCGTCGTGGTTGCCAAGGATGGTGACCTTGGCCACTTCGCGCACCAGATCGGCACACTCATTGGGGGAGCCGCCATAGCCGACTGTATCGCCAAGGCAGTAGTAGGCGTCGATGCTTTCCCGACGGTAGGCCTCGAGAACAGCGCTCAGCGCTTCATGGTTTGCGTGTACGTCGCTGAAGATCCCGATGCGCATCGTCGATGGAAAGACTAAAGCTGCTTCGTGGAAAATGCACCTAAAGAGCAGGCTAAGAGCTCGACGGTGCAAAAGACGGCGTAAACGAGGAGGTTCGCGTGGGTGACGAGAAGTCGGGGCGCTCCCCAGGTGGCAGCGGCAGCAATGGCAGCGGGGACGATACCTTTCTGAACGGGGTTCCCGAGCGGGATACCCTGGTCGATCGGCCGCATTTGAACGAAGAATCCGACGATATGAGCCCCACGGATCCCCCGCCCCCCGAGCCCGAGTTGGAGCCGATGCCCGCGAACGTGGCGGAACTTTGCGCTGCCTGCGTTCGATTCGTCGCTTCGAAATATGGCGTACCACTCGATTTTTCGCCCGACACGCTGAGCCTGCTCGATCAGTACATTCGCGATGCCCGACCCGAGGTGGCGCAGAAGCCCGAGAGCCTCGACCTGCTCCAGGCCGCGCTCGGCGCCTACCTCGGGGAAGTGATACGCCGCGTCCACCACGGCATCTGGGACACCGACGGCGAGTACGAGGCGTGGCGCGTGCTCATGACACGCGTGTATCTTGCATTCAATCCCATTGGGATGGTGCGCGAGGCGCTGCTGGGCGAGCAGGCCCCCGGATGGAACGCGCACCTCGAGACGGACGCCGGTGAGCGCGATGCTCTGGACGAGCGGCTCGCCATTCTTCCCGAGGTGGAAGAGGACGAGTTTTTCGCGCCCACCACGCGCTTCGACGTCGTCGAAATCGCCGTCGACGCCCTGGCCGCGCACATGCGCCAATCGGGCCTCGGCGACGTCCGCTTCTCCCGCGACGACTACGAATGAAGAATTCACAGGGAGGCGGGGAGATTTTTTGGGGGTTCCGCTCGCCCCGCGGCAGGCGTTGGAAAATTCAAAAACTCCCCGTCTCCCCGTCTCCCTGTTCAATCATCTTCTGGGGTTAGACCGGGGCGACGGCGATGCCTTCGATTTCCAATAGCCAATCGGATTCGATGGTCTGCGTCACGATGACCTTCAAGGCGGGGCGTGCGTCGCCGAGGATGCGGCGGCGGATGCGGCTATTGGCGTCCGCCTGATCGCGGCTCGTGAGGTACGTGTTGACCTTGACGAGATGCTCGGGCCCCATGCCCGCGGATTTGAGGATCTCGAGAATGTTGTTCCAGGTGGCCTCGCACTGACCCTCGAAGTCCCGCGGCACCTGGCCATTGGGAAGTTCGGGAACGGTTCCACTGATGTAAAGCGTGCGATTCGGCCCTTGCACCTCCACGGCGTGGCTGTAATTGCCCACCGGCTTGTAGATGGTGTCCGGGTTGCGGTGAATCTTCGTGGTCATGGCTTTCACCTTTCGCGAACGACTCGCGTTCATCGCTAGTCAGGGCTAATGCTCCACGGAGGAACGCCACCCACGGCCATGGCCGATTCCGCGCCCCCCGCGTCCAAGACGGCCGACGCAAATGCGCCGACCGTCGTAGGATAGTGAGGCATGCAGCCTCCGCAATGGACGGCGGTGAAATCTCCATCGTTGCGAAGGGACATCCATGCGGCGCGTCCTTCTTCGGCATCGATGGCCTCGAGCA
It includes:
- a CDS encoding nickel-dependent lactate racemase, whose translation is MEAFVSHPLVVTLDRKSAPRTLFAGDRLVEVDMPPGTRVIYPRSPLTPLKDVDAAIRYALNHPYGTDPLHARLRPGMKVVIAIDDISLPLPPMRRPDVRERVLTVVLSMLADHGVEDVEMIIATAVHRRMTANEIRHIVGDRIFNAYYPDRLYNHDAEDPHGMKEVGVTDHGETVELNKKAVEADLLIYVNLNLVPMDGGHKSVSVGLCGYKSLRAHHNPRIMRDCHSYMDPKASALNTSVERMGRLVNKSLNVFTIETTINNRMFDTPLEFLAKNEDDLSPAERAAMKALVFTLSKVPQPARQAIFNRVPSPYGVTGVFAGETEAVHERTLAKCFEQYAVPVKGQADILVSGIPYISPYNVNSFLNPLLVQVMAQGYLFNSYRGKPLVKKGGTLIITHPCTDQFDKDHHAPYIEFVHNLLPETRDAMELHKRYEAKFAANPAYIQMYRTGHAYHPAHPFFMWYWGEAGRQHLGRVIVVGADNEYIPKLLGYETARTMTDAIDMAKETAPPSPEITLMHYAPILIADVT
- a CDS encoding HAD-IB family hydrolase, whose amino-acid sequence is MTASYFDVDGTLVRTNLVHPTVFYLLNQKTPVHSLGRLARAAIQSPRMVLAEMRDRRAFNELLFSVYEDMSQDRLLVLADEAFDKVLKPALYPEARDLVRKCRDQGHDVVLVSGALDFLMKLLADYLGATHVIANRLEIKDGYATGRLLRPVVAGPEKARLVREHARAGGHDLDHCFAYSDSYSDVPMLSVVGHPAAVNPDGRLERLAHTYGWPVISLEAKHARRTSRLVPWRHS
- a CDS encoding alpha/beta hydrolase; amino-acid sequence: MTEPEEQKVGVGDEAVTAIHYAPAAEARARLILAHGAGANQRHPFMVRTARALAGMGVGVTTFNFGYTERGRRVPDPKDALERCFRQVLHAEAPRGPEVRGLPRPTFNAAPIFLGGKSMGGRIASQVVAAGGLEVEVRGLVFLGYPLHPPKKPTQLRVAHWPEVKVPQLFVQGTRDEFGTVEEITVHVPKLGAPATIFPIEQGDHSFAVPKKLGIPQDEVFTRAFEAMAAWMLARV
- a CDS encoding lamin tail domain-containing protein, with the translated sequence MRFSRSLPTFAVLVTLVAFAACAASGVTPPLDDDGDGDTGTKPDRGSGPGDPNLADTGTDSQNDTGEGGSFACTPSSGPSQDLVINEIDYDSVGSDEGQEFLEIYNRSAAPRSLDGLEVVFFNGEASGKDYKHIDLTPLGTLPKDGYLVIGTRNIDAGTTAPFLLVDPNTIQNGPRDAVAIMDRATHRVIDSLSYEGALTEPCNLSEGTETTAQDNNDTVGSLIRVPNGSDTNVAGTDWKFTSTPTPGAANPQ
- a CDS encoding endonuclease/exonuclease/phosphatase family protein; the protein is MSLRIVTLNIWNRMEPWDKRLVTIRNELATLDADIIGLQEVVQIKPTSAMADAEASTEFGFDQARAIAEGFDYATCFGRNVESPYPMGNAILSRWPILRTLVFPLPRVETDEHRSLLFAEIKSPYGAVPVFCTHLNWKLDEGHVREVQVRYITDQIRGLVAPNQGFPPILMGDFNAEPDSDEIRFLRGRTSLGGSSVYFADAFGVAGDGSPGSTFVRSNPFAAVAREPDRRIDYIFVRGPDEQGRGEPLEARVCFREPHEGVFASDHFGVTTTLST
- a CDS encoding biopolymer transporter ExbD, whose amino-acid sequence is MQRPTRSGKRTHVSRVLAAAACAFSLSACDGARKPSPVEATGDPDALHVYVGRDGVTFIQGEPLLTDAKILTRAEEFHAKNPHGRVVVQSHEAAVHGRTVRVLDLLKEAEIQYVAVGVRPQSR
- a CDS encoding FKBP-type peptidyl-prolyl cis-trans isomerase; translation: MSDIKPGTGKEAQRGDTVKVHYVGTLPDGTEFDSSRRRDTPLEFQLGTGAVIKGFDTAVTGMKVGGLRRVTVPPELGYGRQGSPPKIPPSATLVFEIELVDVIRD
- a CDS encoding metallophosphatase family protein; protein product: MRIGIFSDVHANHEALSAVLEAYRRESIDAYYCLGDTVGYGGSPNECADLVREVAKVTILGNHDAAVSGRMDYSYYYEAARHALDAHAAMLSAENMSWLKSLPYEHRLEAINVLLCHGSPVRLEEFEYIFAPEQARECLGIYDKIGHLTLIGHSHLCKVFALTRNSVEELSPLDFELEPDRKYIVSVGSVGQPRDGDNRASYTVYDTKDKRFEFKRIEYDIELAVDKVLRARLDPNFARRLPMGV
- a CDS encoding DUF6278 family protein is translated as MGDEKSGRSPGGSGSNGSGDDTFLNGVPERDTLVDRPHLNEESDDMSPTDPPPPEPELEPMPANVAELCAACVRFVASKYGVPLDFSPDTLSLLDQYIRDARPEVAQKPESLDLLQAALGAYLGEVIRRVHHGIWDTDGEYEAWRVLMTRVYLAFNPIGMVREALLGEQAPGWNAHLETDAGERDALDERLAILPEVEEDEFFAPTTRFDVVEIAVDALAAHMRQSGLGDVRFSRDDYE
- a CDS encoding RidA family protein yields the protein MTTKIHRNPDTIYKPVGNYSHAVEVQGPNRTLYISGTVPELPNGQVPRDFEGQCEATWNNILEILKSAGMGPEHLVKVNTYLTSRDQADANSRIRRRILGDARPALKVIVTQTIESDWLLEIEGIAVAPV